ACAAGCCAGGATTATTAGCTTTTGAAAATTACATCCACAGTACGAAAAATCACATCCGAAACATAGAACCAAGTAGGAGTTTCTTGTGTTTATAACTGCTAGTGATTTGTTAATCCCTTATTGAAGGactatttctttatcttttatacaATGAGGGCACAGATAATTCTAATATTAGAAACAAAGTATGAAACATAATTAGTACATCACACAAATTTTTgtagttttcttaaaattccCATAAGAAACTTTTTTTCTCCAAATGCTATTGATATTAGTATCGAGATAATCGTTTCTTGTCAAATTTCATGTCTTAAAAATATCTTCCGtttaacttttctttctttcttttagatACCACCAATCTAGTTTCTTTTATAGTAATTACAACAAATTTGTTGAGATATAAAAcatgttgattttctttttggtaGTTAACATGTTGATTATTTCAAGCACATAATCTAGATATACTTCAAGTAATTCAATATATTAACAGTGCGTGAGGTCACTctgtcaaaaacaaaaaagtgtcaagtaaaaaaaactttatattgtAGCGCATTGACAATGTGCGTACTTTCCATTCCTTACGTGGGTCGAAACACCACTGCATATGTCACACGTGATTCACGATACACAATTTGAAATTCACTTCAGGTAATTTTCAATTCTTATGGCATTGTGTTTTATTATTAATGGTTAAAAGGTCCTGCGAAATATAATTGTGTGATCCCAAAATATACTTCTCAGCCGTCGTAATTAACGGTTATACTTGTATTTAAATCCTAGTTTTCTACCCTACTTCGTCAATGAAAACTTGTTGGACCAAAGTTATGTTCGGTAATCAAATACTTCAAGGGTTATCAGTCCCCAAGAAAGATGGGTTGTTTGCATGACATAACattgtttatttcaatttttcttacATCAAGATTGTATTTCTCAGGACAGCCAACAGAAACAAGACAATTCATTTGGATGGCAAGATCTTCGAAAAGTAGAAGATTTTAACCAACttctcaaaaatgaaaaagcagGTAGAACCCTATGCAAGAGCAAAATACAGACACGCAATGAGAACAAACTTCAGAGTTCAAACAAAAAAGGTTAGGTCTCTTTTTGTCTTTACCCGATACCTCAttttattcttgttattatAGGGTATGTTTGGTTTTCCATTTGGGGAGCTCCAAAACTAAGTTTGGAGAGTAAACCCAttttattcttgttattatAGGGTATGCTTGGTTACCCCTAAAAGTCTGTTTGCACATGAAAATTTTGCCTAAAAACTCAGTTTGTTTTGTAAAAGCAAGACTTGAATTACTTTTGCAAACTTTAATCGAAAAACATGCACATACTTGTTGGATCACTAATGTTTCAAAAATCAGCTACCAAGAAAGGAAGTAGTAGGTTCAAACTCTAGTGGAAGGTAATGGTAAGTAGATTATAGAAAGAGATAAAGAGGAAGGTTGAGGGCCTCTGAAGTTTACCATGGCCATGCTATATGCTTGCAAAAAACTGATTTGGTGAAGTGGCAAATAATTTACCATGGAAATAGAACTTAAGAGGTCATCAGAATATATGGCATTCAATCCAAAATAGCTGAGATCaggtaattaagaaaatatacttttgcTAGCTAAAAGATACATTCCGTCCAGTGAGAACCAAAAACAACTGTTTAGGCTATGCCgtcaagaaattaatttgttctcTCACTAACTCATTTAACCATTCATTCAAAAAGGTCCAACAACTATGTAAAAACTGACCACCATCAGAATATCATGATCTAGCCTCCAAAGTGTCTGATTGCAAATGCACTAATTTGCCAATGATTAACGCTTCTTCTTGCTTCCCTTTGCACTGGATTTTGATGGTGAAGCTACCAAGTATACGAACAGGACCATGATGGAGATCACTGAGATTAGAGATCCATACTTAGCCAGCAACCTCTGTGGACAAAAAAAGTTTGACAGTAAGGTAGTGACTTTACAGTGATACATCTAGGAAGTGGTTGCAAAGAATATCATTGAAAAGGTATTAACGATTGCATTATTTTCTTCATGAATAACACTTCTATCTGAAGAGAAAAATGCACAACTAAGCAAAAAACAGATAAACTTTATTTTCAGGGTCATCACTAAACACAACTTATCAAATCATCCATTTAACAAGAATGGATCAAGCACCAGAAAGGTGAATGAGACCCCATTCATCATGCTTGAACAAAGACATGCAAATTTAACTATTGAAATACGCAACCCTCATGCTAATTCAAACTTATGTCATTTGCAAGTTTTGATGATTGCAACTATAgagaatatattaatataaaataattgtccATACCTTAGCCTGAGATGTCGGTCCAACCAAGTAGAatacatgaaaacaaaaagtaacATGCCAGTCAACATAAGCAATTGATACTGATTCATGTAACTGTCAAGTTAAAGTATAAGGAAACATACCCATTCAAACTTCTTCTCAGGAGGTCTATCAGAAAGAACGTCCAAAGGCAATATGGGAGTTGAATATGCCTcctaataggaaaaaaaactacTACAATAAGAAACAAGTTgctgaccaaaaataaaataaaaaatagacaacaattCCAACAGATATTAACCTGCAAAGCAGACTTTGTGGGAACACGGAACTTTATGACAGCTGGTTCACCGGCAAATACTCCCTTTGATTTTGCCTCCAGCTCAAATGTGTGAGAAAGGATGCCACCACTGAAAATAGCACTTGTTTGTAAAAAGGGATGAACTAAAATGCAGCAGAGCAGAAACAGAAGGAGGTAACCTCAAGTAGCAAAAAAGTTATAGGAAACTCACGCATCAAGCCTTTCCCATGACTTTGAAGTGCTACCGCTGATTACATCAAAAGCATCACTTGGCCAGCTATCGTCTGATAAGCTTACATCATAGGCcgtcctttaaaaaaaacagaagaaaatggacaaataaataatttgcaaaataaaaatagataccATACAATAAGatgttcttttttaaataactgaaaATCCTAAATTTAACAATTCAACAAGTTACAAATGGACAGGGAATTACAATTTAGAAGGCTAGTTTACGTAAGTTTGGAAATAAAACCATGATTCAACAGAAGTGACAGCATACAAAGACCTATCTTATGGATTGACACAGTCATTAACACAATCCTATAAAACACACGAAGAGAAGAGATTATGCATTTGGTACTGTCCTCCAGACCATCCTTAACAAGTACGGGGGAAAACTAACACCGTGTTTGTTTTAACGTTTTTCATAGGCAACATGTGTCAAATCAAATGCAACTATTTGTTGTTTCCGTGTTCATTCTCATTATTTGACCTGAAATCAAAGAGTAACGTGCGTATCTAAGCAAATACAACATGCAACTCACTTCTCATATATCTGAAAAAACCCACTCGTCAATTTTACAAGTAGCACCACTAAAATGGCTTCAAAGACCCCAATCAAACCACCAAATTCAAAGTTTTCACGTCAAATTAAGCATCGCCAAACCATACAGGAACTCTCCATTTCCTCAAAAATCAGATCAAGACAGATAAATCAAAATCACCTTTGTTCCCACTTACCCACTCATGCAGTCAAAAGTGATATGACCCAGatgctaaaaaaaattgcttataAACAAAAGTCACTAGCTTTTATCATCTCTATCTTCTTCTAAAGTAGATCAAACATTAcccttttttcataatttcccATACcactaagaaaaacaaaacaaaaaacaagatccggcttaaatttatttattttcaccaACATTTCATCAGCATCCAAGTGGCACAAACACAATTCAAGCATTTGAATTAAACAAAAAGGAATGAGGGCATGCATGCAAATGGGGGAATTGGGATCTAAGACAACGAAAActgaaaattgaagaaaaagatgaacaaTTCATGGTAGATCGGAGCGTACGAGGTTCCTTGGTTGAAGATGTCGATGGTGACGGAGACCCTTTCGGCGCCGGACTTGAGTCTGTTGAGGGAGGCCTTCTTGTGAGCAACGATGAAGGGAACGTCGGAGGAAGCGTGCGAACACAGCAAGAGGGAAGCTAAGAGCGCAAACGCGATCAGAGCCTTCGCGATTGGATCCGCCATTGGCActgtgaagagagagagagagagagagagagagacggaGAGAGAAGAATACGTGGTAGTCTTTTTTTAATGTGGTTTGTGATATGGGGCAATTCGAAGACTAGGGTTGCAAGGGATCGCCAGGAAGCAAACAAATACTCCGGTGATTTTATGagctatttgaaaaaaaaaatatttatttgtctcatattttgcttagtgtttttttttttaattgaatcttAGAtctaacatttttgttttgttttttgtgttttagGTCAAAGATCATACGTGTCTTTCAAATTCCAATACATTCAATTGAAGATTAATCTTGTTTGTGACATGTGTCTATTGTTAGCAAAAAATATTTgcacaagaaaataataaaacacgCTATGTTAGTCACAACTTTTTCATCGGTCATAATCTTTTACAGGTAATTTTTTTTGAGACATCGACAATCAGTTTTGATATCGCTTGACTGCTTTCAAGATTAATGATTATCCTCACAAATCAACACGAGACTTTTCAACGTGTTGTGTCATCACTCACTTATTTTCTAGAAAACTTTCCAAAAAAAAGGTCATTCATCTCATAATTGCTACAAGTCAAACTTGCTTAATTGATGAGTTCTTAAGTAATGGGCTATCGAAGAATTGATGCATTTTGTTGgtataaataatactaattaatttttttaagttatcctCAATTGTACAGTCTCCTACCTATACAACCTCTGGATTTCTCTCATTCTAGTGTGATTCCTCTGGACTATTACACTTTGCAACATGGACTCTAAAATTTTCATACAAAATAATGTACATTTTTCTTATAGATTTTACATTGGTATTACTTCCTCGTAAAGCCTCACTAGAAAATCATGAGTGTTTTATTAGGCTATTAGATTGTATTAGGAGGCAAGCGAGAGTCTTGAGTTGACTATCTCACACATTTGAGTGTTTGATATGCATTAAGCCAAGGTCTTGACATGTGTTGAGTGGGACCTGCAATAATACATTAGGGTTCCTCTTGATGAAGTAACCTTAAGGTCTTGGTAAGTGTCCTTGGGATAATATTTCTTCCAACTATCAGACACATAACTACAATTCATTGTTTGATGGAGGAATTATATCCATAGTTTGATTTTGGAGCTCAAATATTTGAGCTTGGAGTTGACAAGTAAGTTTGTCTCTACAATTGACTTGAGTGAGACCATTATTAGTCATGCCTTCACAAATTGTTTAGAGCATTCGAGAAAGTGATTGGGTGAAACTTCGTCAATGGATAAATACTTTGGGTAAGAGTTCACTTTTTTCACATAGCCTTTAGGTGTGATTTCAAGACATTTGGATTGAATGTTAAGTGTTCGGCATGATGAAAAGTGAGAATTAAGTTTATCATGATCCCAAATACGATGCCAATGGACTAGTTTGGGATGTCAAACTTAAGCTTTATCTGATATTCATGACTCTCTTCTGAaggttctctctctctttgtatATGATTGAGTTTTGATGGAGATAAATTAAGTACTTATCAAGGTACTCCAACACTCAAGACATGaagaatttaacaaaataatgataaagGTAATAATGTGTAGCTAACACTAATGATGATGATCATATTTATAACAAAACCTTGAGATAGACTGAGATGGATGGTTTAGTGCCCAAGCCCCTTATGGAATAGTATTTTCCTATTTGAGAGTAAATTGCTATTAGTTTATTCCAACTTGAGGTATACTCTTGTGTTGCATGATGCATCAAACTTGTCTTACAATTGAGTTACTTGTAGTGAACTTCAGTCCAAACACTTTTGAGATATTACCATTTTGGGTTAAGGTGGTTCAATTCCATAGGTTAGACATTTGTTTTGGAATAAGTATTTGCAACGAAGATATCATAATGTGTATGCTAACAATACTTATTTAGTCATAACTTTCTCAAGAGGACAAATATAAGTAAAGTAGTACTCGCACTCACCCACCTTTCTTATCATCCTTACCTTCATCCAAGCAAGAGAACTTCTATTATGCTTATATAAAGTATTCTACATGTAATGATATAAGACCAAATCTAATACTTTTCATATTAAAAGTGCAAAAACCTATTTGAGTTCATACAACTCCCTTGGTTTGCTGTGGGAGTTAGTTCATACTAGTTTGGTGTCCTCTGGATATCCTTTGGGTCGGCCCAAACAGGTGGCCCAAGTCCAAAGAAAATATCTGACACTCTCCCCAAAAGAGCATGGAGTAGCGGAAAAGAGCACATGCCAGTGACGAAATATCTTTTCCTCCTCGTTGTCCCCACTGGTCCATTTCACAATTGAGATTTTGCGTTCAGCTTCCTCCCATGCTTATCACCATTCACCATTCACCACCATGTTGCCATGCGATTACTGCCATTCCAAACCCGCCATACTCTTCTGCAGACCAGATTCCGCTAAACTATGCTTGCTATGCGACCAGCACGTGCACGCCGCCAACGCCCTCTCCCTCAAGCACGTGCGCTTCCAGATTTGCGACTCCTGCAAGACCGACACCGCTGTCCTCCGCTGCTCCACCGACAACCTCGTCCTCTGCCACCACTGCGATGTGGAAACCCACGGTGCTGCCGCTTCCTCCCACCACCAACGTCACCGCCTCCACGGCCTCTCCGGCTGCCCCTCCGTCACGGAGATCGTCTCCGCGCTGTGCCTCGATTTCCGGGCCCAGGATCCCGTGGTCCCCACCGCCGCCTCCGGCGGTCGCGATGAGGTGTACGAGCAGGTGCTGGAAATCGCGCGGCAGAGGAACGACGACCTCGGCGCCGAACAACTCAAGTTCGACGAATCCCCCATAAACGACGTCGTTGTTGTTGACGAGATGCTGATGCAGCAAACGCCGTTCACGTCTTTGCTTATGTTGCCAAATTCCGAATCTGAATTCGACTCCCGAAAAAGTAACGATAACAACGGTTACGGAACCGAGGCAGGGGATCTTCTCTGGAATTATAACCCCGCGTATCAGCCTCCTCAGGTTTGTTTGCAATTCCACCTTCcagattttaaaaaactatgtgtgtgttgggaaccGTTTGCAAGCATCATTGCAAACGATGGAATTTCTCACTTTCCAATGTAGAAAAAATTAGTGGATGTTTGGTTTTCAGCTGTGCACGAATTTCGAAATTAAATCAATGGTGTACGAAATTCATTTTCCAAAAGGAAGGGTCAGCATCCTTTTGcaaaactcattttgctacaaACCTCCGTTTGTAACgtttatccaaacatgcacttcTCCGTTGAGGCTTGCCAACTGCAAACCAAGCACATTCATACTGTCAAACACATTATTATGTCATGTATATATATTCACGAGAATTAAATCCGATATTATCAATTGGTACAAGGTTGTTCTAGTTTAATTAGAGTTTTGTATATAAGGCTAGAAGTACTCCAGAGCTGCTTTACCGGAAAAAGCTCTATATATTTCTAGTAGAGAAACTCTTAAAAGAACTTTTAGCTTGTATATTTTTTCAGTAGCTCTCAAACACTTCTTGGCTTGTATCCGAATACCCTTAATGATTTCAAGTTTGAGTCACTTTATTATGTGCTAGATTTTCTTCGGTGAAGATAAGACTTGaatccaatttttcttttcttgaaggTAAGACTTGAATGAATCTAATTAATAACTCAAGTTTgtgattgtttttcttttcaaatttgattatttaattgcAACGTGGATGAATAATTAAATAGCTTAGAGGTGGAAGGTTGCATTGTTTGTCATTAAATGATGCGGCCTCCTTTAATTGTGTGCCATCTTGCATTGTATTGTATCTAACTTtcgttttctttttaaatttacatgattgaggaaatcTATGTGGGCACGAACATCTTCCTTTACTCATTTACACCATTCCTATTTGggaactgattttttttttttaaaaaaaaagctgaatcaggcaaattttgaaaatgatttttcagTTTTACTTGTGTTTGTTTGAGATTTTACGTTTGTCCCTAATATGGTCGTTTTATGTAACACTCAAttgtttgaatttattatgGCGTAATGGTTCAACCAATAACGTCCTGGCACGTTTAAATATGGAAGAGTTGTGGCTTAGACATAAAATATGCCATAATTATTGTTtacttttcttccttctttttttccttccatgCAGGTGTGGGATTTTCAGTtacaaaaatcaagagattgcCATGAACCAAGAGTTGTAACATTTGATGGTCTAGAAGTTCCAAAATTATTTCAGGATGAGCACAATATGAAGTACTCAACAATTGGTGATGACATTGATATTCTATCAAGAAATGTAAGCCATTTCTTTTTGCTtaatggttttttatttttgccatGTGCGTTTTTGAGCTTGATGTATTGCGAGTTACCAATTCTCTGCCACAGAATTGAAACTAGTTCACTTGTGTTACTTCAAATTTACAGTTACTGGCATGTTCAAGAAGTTATAGTATGCTACTTGTCTCTTTTTATAAAGTGAGAGTCGTTGGATTGCAAATGTTGGTATGAATGTGATGAAATGGTTTTGAATGGGTGATGCTAAGGTATATTGGTTGTGTATCATTGTTTCGGGCTCTCTAAGGATGTCAATGGAGTATGCGAATGCTCTATAGTTTTCTTTGTCTTCCAATCATTTTGAGAAATATTGAGATTCTGACACACCTTAATTATAATGAACCTGtggatttcttttttaaacgAAATCAATGTTGAAAAAGAAAGTTGCAGTAGAAGTGGGTTAGTAGCTTTGAAATCTGTACATACTGACAAAACTGTGGGCCTTCATAGCTTTGATTAAGTGTACAGAGTTTCACATGGGGAGGGACAATAGAGGACGGAAGGATTTAATTGCTAAAGACGCACAGAGTCTTCCAACTTTAATTGTCTCAAGTATATCCATATCATTCTTTAACAGCTGCatccatatcatttaaaagCCGAAGATGCAATCATGCTTCTCATTCTCAAGTGAGATGGTGCAGAGAGTATGTGATAACCACCATCTCTATGTTTCACATGGGTAATTTTTCCACAATTTATTGTGTTATGAACTGTTATGCAATGATTGCAGTAAAGTTCCCATATGATTTGGCTTTCTCATTCATTATTTGTCAGATATTTCTATTTCATGTTTGTGTTTTAACTTTAATCTGGAGAGAAAATGTGAACAATGAATTATTAATCTTTACAAAAATTGCAGAATCAATCGGATCAGTCATCATCAAGCCatgcaaagaagaaagaagagaacaaCAAAAAAGCTAAAGGTGGGTTATCATCAGAGTCCAAACTGTTTGAATCCATACCGTACAATGGCACCAACAATGTCGTAGTCATGGAGCATCTTGTTGGTGGGAATGAAAATGTTGGCACCTTAACAGCCAGGGTTAGTTTGGAAGAGTTGGCTAAGAATAGAGGGGATGCCATGTTGCGTtacaaggagaagaagaaaactcGAAGGTATGTTTAGTTTAATAGAATAAATAGTCTATACACTGccagcataaaaaaaaattatactgttATCCAATCATAAATTCACAAATTAACAtggataataaatttgttagttttataataactattttaagagttatatttatcatgatttctgattggttgataatataaaaagaaattgtgGCAAATGCAAGTGAATATGTATGCATAAACTCATCTATCTATACATGCAGGCAATATGcacatcattttattttgagaaaGATTACATTGCATCTTTATTTTGAAGTATACGTGTCATCAAACTTTGCACAGGTACGATAAGCACATTCGCTATGAATCAAGGAAGGCCAGGGCTGATACTAGAAAAAGGGTGAGAGGGAGATTTGTGAAGGCAAGTGATGTTCAAGCGTGATGATGAGTGCCTTTTCAGAAATCTCATCCGAGTTCAATGCTCGTGTGTGTGTACATAAGTTACACTATAAGAGAAATATGGATATATTATAGTTTTCATGAACTCCCTGAGCATTGATTGATTTGAATCTTTTTTGGTAGttgatttatttgaatttttgtttgttacATTATATGGGAAGAGTTTTTTTTGTGTGAGATTCTCTCATAAGAGGGTGATATATAAGAGAGACACTGACAATAAATTGGTGAGTTTGTGTTAGAATTTGTGGAGTTATGGTAAAAGTCTCTTGTGTCTCAATCTCTTTCCACGTAATATGGTCACGTGGAAATCTCACATAAAATAATCTTTCTCCCACTTCTATTTCTTCATTTCagcttagaaaaaaaataaatcaaatgaaCTGAATTCTTCCGCTTTAAAATCTCACTTTTGAACAGTCATGCGATGTTACCTCTCACCTAAACGATACAAATCTTCTATTAACCTGTTAAAAATGCTGCCAGGACTTCTAATTAATAAGTTgtagatttaaataaaattggaaGCTGTCTTGTTAATATTAGTATTGGGTATTGTACATTTATTTATGAAGAAGTTTCTTTTAATAaactattattaaatataattggaAGCTGTCTTATTAATATTAGTATGGGGTATTGTACATTAATTTATGAAGaactttcttttaaataaactattattaaattatgattaaaaaatgctTAGATGCACAAACACAAAATGACGTATATAGAAAAAGCATTTTTGAACAAAAGTCAGTTTCTTCAGTGAATTTTAGTATGTTAACTCTCGGGGTTTACTCAAAAAAAGATGCACAAACAAAACACTAGagatgaatttaaaattctgcAAAGAgccataattttttgtattaccTAGCTACCTAAAGTAAGGATAAAACTCAATGTAACAATAACAATTAGAATAACGTTCAATAAGTCTAAAATCATAgataaattaagaagaaaaaaagtttaatatttttcacttttaagtgggatttagtaatataaaagaagtttaagaaaGGAAAGAtaactataaaattatgaatggTAAACTTCTCTAGAAATACTTCtaagatttttcttcttcttttctataagttaaaattaacttatacataAGTTAAAGATAAAAAGAGATTATATgcattaatagtataaaaaattttacacaatCATTCAATCACATTCTACTATATATGATGa
The Glycine max cultivar Williams 82 chromosome 16, Glycine_max_v4.0, whole genome shotgun sequence genome window above contains:
- the LOC100500066 gene encoding translocon-associated protein subunit beta-like precursor, with product MADPIAKALIAFALLASLLLCSHASSDVPFIVAHKKASLNRLKSGAERVSVTIDIFNQGTSTAYDVSLSDDSWPSDAFDVISGSTSKSWERLDAGGILSHTFELEAKSKGVFAGEPAVIKFRVPTKSALQEAYSTPILPLDVLSDRPPEKKFEWAKRLLAKYGSLISVISIMVLFVYLVASPSKSSAKGSKKKR
- the COL16 gene encoding zinc finger protein CONSTANS-LIKE 15 — its product is MLPCDYCHSKPAILFCRPDSAKLCLLCDQHVHAANALSLKHVRFQICDSCKTDTAVLRCSTDNLVLCHHCDVETHGAAASSHHQRHRLHGLSGCPSVTEIVSALCLDFRAQDPVVPTAASGGRDEVYEQVLEIARQRNDDLGAEQLKFDESPINDVVVVDEMLMQQTPFTSLLMLPNSESEFDSRKSNDNNGYGTEAGDLLWNYNPAYQPPQVWDFQLQKSRDCHEPRVVTFDGLEVPKLFQDEHNMKYSTIGDDIDILSRNNQSDQSSSSHAKKKEENNKKAKGGLSSESKLFESIPYNGTNNVVVMEHLVGGNENVGTLTARVSLEELAKNRGDAMLRYKEKKKTRRYDKHIRYESRKARADTRKRVRGRFVKASDVQA